From Daucus carota subsp. sativus chromosome 6, DH1 v3.0, whole genome shotgun sequence:
TTCCTGACAATTTGAGCCGGATCATCTGTGCGcttgtaatataaaaaaaattgttacagTTTGATGTGGGCTTTATTTGGATttataatccaattttttatttacattattttttaataaatgtaatTTCTATTGTAAATAACAAAGtctaaattaatttttcttGAATTGTTTGATGTTTTATTTCTCAGAAGTTagatttaaatttaaactaTTGATTAAAATTCAGTAAAAGATATAAAGTCTATCGAATGAACTATGAAGTGTTTTAAGAGAAGAAAACCTAAATGAAAAGAGTTCAAAATGAAAGACTCAAAATAAAAGCTATTTATCCATTTCTTTTTATTGCTACTCAATAATTTTCAATTCCCAGAACCCTGTAATATCTAGTTTGCAAATTGAACAAAGtcatcatttttatattattccaCTGCTCAGTTTTCTCTGTTTTTTCCAACCAAACCAAAAACCAAAGATGCAATCTGAAGCTAATTTTCGCATTTCAAGAATCTCAGCTCATCTCAACCCTTCTAATGTTGAGGTTTGTACTCTGTTTACTCAATTCAATTCACAAGAAACTCTTtccaattatatttatatgatgaTTGATCATATGCTTTTGTTTCTTGAATTTAGTTGCTTGTTGATTTTTCATATACCAGTAGTATTGGGATTATGAGCGTTAATTCTTGTTATCTTTGATTGATGGGTCTTCTTAGTTTAGCTAAAGTTTCAATCTTTTCatagagtttttgtgattttcaatcTTTGGTTACTTGGGCACTGCAAAATTTAGCTGCAGTTTCAATTTTGTGATtggaattttgaaaattagtatCTATGGCGGCGAGATTTGCATACACCTTACCCTGCCTAGACCTTGCAGCCGGACGTCCCGGGCATTATTTGGACTTTGGTTGGTCGTATTGCTTAATTTAGAAGTTTCAGTCTTTGCTGACTGGTTAACTTTAAAGTTCAGCtgaagttttatatatttttttcgtactgttttaaagtttcaatctttgcttACGAGGTACTGCTAAATTtagctaaaattttaatttcctaTGGGGTTATCGAAAAGTTTCAAAGTTCAATATGTTGTTACTGGCACTGCTTCTTTTGGTTTTAAATCCCTCAAATAATGTTCTTGATTATGTTGAAAGATGGGGGAGAATTCCATGTTGGAGCAAGCTAAGTGCCGAGCAAAAGGTGGTGCACCAGGATTCAAGGTTGCAATCTTGGGTGCTGCTGGAGGCATTGGCCAGCCCCTTGCTAtgttgatgaagatgaatcCACTTGTCTCAGTTCTTCATCTTTATGATGTTGTTAACGCCCCTGGTGTTACTGCTGATATCAGTCACATGGACACTGGCGCTGTggtatgttttttgttttttttggttcAAAGCATGTTTTGTACTAGGTACTAACCACACACTGATTTTGTGTGAAATATATGGTTGACTTTTTTTTTGGATATGgatgtttataaattttgaatttttaggtTAGGGGATTTTTGGGACAGCCACAACTTGAGAATGCTCTTGCTGGGATGGACCTCGTAGTTATACCTGCTGGTGTTCCAAGGAAGCCCGGGATGACTAGAGATGACCTTTTCAAAATAAATGCTGGAATTGTGAGGACTCTTTGTCAAGGAATTGCCAAGTGTTGTCCTAACGCAATTGTAAACTTGATCAGTAACCCTGTGAACTCGACAGTTCCAATTGCAGCAGAAGTGTTTAAGAAGGCTGGCACTTATGATCCAAAACGCCTCTTAGGTGTCACTATGCTTGATGTAGTGAGAGCCAATACTTTTGTGGTATGTGTccttttagatatttttttttttgcttaaatCTCTTATCATTATGGGGTAATAGTTGTCTCTTTAGTGTCATCATAGATAACTGGTGCTGATAATGACCTCTGCTCGAAAAGTTTTATGGTTTTGGGCAGTATTTGTTCAAGCAGCATGCCAGTTGTAGAATACACAGTCTAAGTATACATTGGACCACTTACATCCGGTCGTTTGAAAAAAAGAGCCAGGAACATTTTAGGAATTggatttaataataatctaaCAAACAAATACATGACAAACGTTGTAGACAGAAGCCTAAATTTTGCTTAATGATTTTTCGTTAAGTaaatccaaaatttaaaaagaattacTTGGTTGTTAATGGAACTGAAGAACGATGGTGATAAGTTGTCATTATGCAGAATTTGATAAgtgatacaaatatatatatgtacatatgtgtgtgtgtgtgtgtaatataATAATTGGATAGATGCATGCTGGCATTCATGATTTCTGTTGTGTTGATAGACATTGTTAATGTGTCTATGCAGGCAGAAGTCCTGGGACTTGACCCAAGGGAAGTTAGTGTTCCAGTTGTGGGTGGGCATGCAGGAGTTACTATTTTGCCTCTTCTTTCACAGGTTTCTAACCTCCATTTTCCAGATATTTTAGTCTTGCTGAAAATTGTAACTCGGGATTTATATCTTAACATGGTCTATTTGTACTTCATCAGGTTAAACCTCCCTGTTCTTTCACATCAGAAGAGACAGAATACCTTACAAAACGTATACAGGATGGAGGAACTGAAGTTGTTCAGGTAACTCCACTTGGACACCTGAAGTAGTTTTTGATATTGTTGATGGATATATCAGTACTTGATAGAGTCTAAGGCATTAAGCTGTTTTTTATGGGGCGTACGTGTTTTTTATCCATCACATAAAGTTCAATAACTTGTAATGGTGTAAAGCATTTCAGACATCATCAGTTTCTATCTTAACGcatatattattagtatttaATTTGTTCACTACATGTAATCGTGTATAATTATGCCTGCGTCTATATCATTTTCTTGcttgtaaaatttatataaattgatGCAATTAAAACTACATGAACCTTAGATTGATGCATATATCTCTTTTGATCCTGGATGAAATGTCCATTGCTATCTTAGAGCTAATTCTAAGTAATTACATAATGCTGCAGGCAAAAGCTGGAGCTGGCTCTGCAACCCTCTCAATGGTTAGTCACGTTTGAATCTTTAAAGTTTGTTTTTAACTTGTTTATGTTTAGAGGTTAGATATAGATTTCCAGATTCCAAGTTGAACTTATTGTGACATTTGGCTGGCACTTGTGTGTTTAGGCGTATGCCGCCGTCAAATTTGCAGATGCATGCTTGCGTGGTCTAAGAGGGGATGCCAATATCGTGGAATGTGCGTTTGTTGCTTCTCAGGTACTTGCTCGGCGCTATTGCCTTTCTCTAGTAAAGACAAGCACCATAGAGAAGCATGTACATTGCTACCTTTATATATGTTGAACTTTTGTGTTTCGCACTTTACAGGTGACAGAACTACCCTTCTTTGCCACCAGGGTACGACTTGGTCGTACTGGAGCTGAGGAAATTTTTCAGCTTGGACCGATGAACGAGTACGAGAGGTATAAATAGCAACCAACTGAGAGATGAGAACAATGTTTTCATTTAACACATTTTTGTTTATTCACTCAATAAATCTTAACAGGGCTGGATTGGTGGAAGCGAAGAAAGAATTAATAGGAAGCATCGAAAAGGGAGTGTCCTTTATCAGCAAATAAGACCGCAGGTTTCTACAAATTGATGTTTCTCCTTGAGGTCATTGTATTATTCTCTCATATTCTACTGAAACaagttaaacaaaataaatagcTCTGTATATTATGTGGAACTTTGTGACAGAGAAATATGTTCTTGTGTTATCAAAATCATCCTGGCCATTCTTTAGCCGTAGAATTTTAAAGCTGTAGATTAATATGTGCAAAATGCAATTCAACTAAGAGTCCGTTTGACTGAGCTTATGACTTATGATTTAACTTGACTTATGACTTAAAGTAACTTATGTGATAAAGTtgggagtttaaaatgtctgtttgagtaattttaaaatatagatatattgatgattcataaattattaattatataataaaagaaataaaagtgatttacaGGTAACTTATGTCTATGAGTATGAGTaagtttcatcaaaaaataaattaattaattcgctgaaaaaagtacctcaaactctaaaaaatcatattttgacttatttctaattttaaactgaCTTATGGCTTATtacataaaacatatataattttcagcttaaagtctAGGCTTGAAGCCCAGACAAACAGCTAAAATTTCTGTTGCCATACTAGAGTAACATGACATGATCCGAAACATTTATAAAAAGTCATCATGAAGATGATAATTCAGTCCGAGGGTCATAGTCTTGGGTTGGAAATTTGCACTAGTTGCAAAAAGAACACAGGTTAGCATCAAACAAATACTCCccgtcccctccaattcttatcatttaaAGCGGAgtgctcggcacgcattttaaggctcatctaaaatatagttctataatttatttttaaaattttctttttctaaataaaaatttattgtttaaatttttattcaaggaaaaaaaattataaaaataaattatggaactatattttatatgagtattgaaatgcgtgcTAAGCATCCCATttcaaatgataagaattggaagggacggagggagtacatgttaatgttactttctccgtcccatccatttctttacactttcttttcATGATTGCTAAATGCAGTGATAATTTGCTTTGTGCAGTAATCGCAAATTACATACATATCCCTATCTTGTTTTCTGTACAGAGTTAActataattactccctccgtcccaccagattctttacgcTACTTTtgggcacgcattttgagactcctataaagtatagttccagaatatgtttttttataaaaaaaattctgaaaaaaaatttgacgtttaaacttttattcagaaaaaaaataaattaaaaaaacgttattgaactatactttataagagcctcaaaatgcgtgcaaacagtgaacgtaaacatcctggcgggacggagggagtaatatattcttattttttgTGCTGACTGTGATCAGTACGTGGAGTAAATTCATTCCTCTGTTTTACTGCTACTCATTCACGCCtgtataacatatatttaattatgttcaTTTTCATATGATTcagattaaaaaattttaattttttaaataaagtttaaatatcaaatttttattcggaaaaataaaaatatatttttttggttttgaaatataagtcgtttgattttttggcacacacttctaAGACTTTTGACCCCAtagtaatcattattttttaaaaaaaattgaataaaaatctatgatcattattataattaaatttttttaaaaaaataataatttttcctaTGCGATCAAAAGACTTAGAAATGTGTGCTAAAAAGTgaagcgacctatatttcaaaacacagAGAATATATATTAAGGAAGTCTTAAAAAGCGTACCAAAAAATTATGTATACAATTGGGACGGCAGGAGTATTTTATTATGTTATTTAAAATACCTactaaaaatatcatattactcttctattattctataatatgcaaaatttaaatatataaattatttctatACATTgaattttttcttcttcttaaaaTTTGATCGGTCAAAttcattgattttatttttattttatttttttgatattattttttgttttcaaattataatattagaaaCATGATATCATTTTATGTTCCTGTGTGTTAAATAGGTATGAATATTTATAacattatgtaatataattttaaaaaaatttaagatttact
This genomic window contains:
- the LOC108192822 gene encoding malate dehydrogenase, glyoxysomal; protein product: MQSEANFRISRISAHLNPSNVEMGENSMLEQAKCRAKGGAPGFKVAILGAAGGIGQPLAMLMKMNPLVSVLHLYDVVNAPGVTADISHMDTGAVVRGFLGQPQLENALAGMDLVVIPAGVPRKPGMTRDDLFKINAGIVRTLCQGIAKCCPNAIVNLISNPVNSTVPIAAEVFKKAGTYDPKRLLGVTMLDVVRANTFVAEVLGLDPREVSVPVVGGHAGVTILPLLSQVKPPCSFTSEETEYLTKRIQDGGTEVVQAKAGAGSATLSMAYAAVKFADACLRGLRGDANIVECAFVASQVTELPFFATRVRLGRTGAEEIFQLGPMNEYERAGLVEAKKELIGSIEKGVSFISK